From a single Methylacidiphilum kamchatkense Kam1 genomic region:
- a CDS encoding L,D-transpeptidase: MGKEKTFINTLSYIYWLYFFFFYLSSSALALNDISGSNEENSTVSKERIVKVSLQNQAVYVLDRGKVIFVAPCTVGKSGHPTPKGVFHIIAKSIKKRSHSYGFWVKGNDIRATENPSQAPPGGPWEYVGYPMPYWVEFAPGYGFHEGFVWTTPRTHGCIRLHGKSAIEFFNLVSIGTKIQIADSFPEDLTIGKHLKRPRDELLPDPPPQFMISEEAFEKPWEF, encoded by the coding sequence GTGGGAAAAGAAAAAACCTTTATTAACACCCTTTCTTACATTTATTGGCTCTATTTTTTTTTCTTTTATCTCTCTTCTTCAGCCTTAGCTTTAAACGATATCTCCGGCTCGAATGAGGAAAATTCAACAGTTAGTAAGGAAAGAATCGTTAAAGTTTCCCTACAGAACCAAGCTGTTTATGTGCTCGATAGAGGTAAGGTTATTTTTGTAGCCCCCTGTACCGTAGGGAAAAGTGGGCACCCGACCCCTAAAGGAGTATTCCACATTATTGCAAAATCAATAAAAAAACGCTCTCATAGTTATGGATTCTGGGTAAAAGGCAATGATATAAGAGCCACTGAAAACCCATCCCAAGCACCTCCTGGAGGTCCTTGGGAATATGTCGGCTATCCTATGCCTTACTGGGTAGAATTTGCTCCTGGGTATGGTTTTCATGAAGGCTTTGTATGGACTACGCCACGGACACATGGCTGCATCCGTCTTCACGGAAAATCGGCCATTGAGTTTTTTAATCTTGTAAGCATTGGAACAAAAATTCAGATTGCTGACTCTTTTCCTGAAGACCTTACTATTGGAAAACATCTCAAAAGGCCAAGAGATGAACTTCTTCCTGATCCACCTCCTCAATTTATGATTTCAGAAGAAGCTTTTGAAAAGCCATGGGAATTTTAA
- the ahcY gene encoding adenosylhomocysteinase yields the protein MADFKVKDMELADFGRKEIEVAEDEMPGLMALRKEYKGLYPLKGTRIAGCLHMTVETAVLIETLVELGASVRWSSCNIFSTQDHAAAAIAARGIPVFAWKGETLEEYEWCIEQTLRWPDGQALNMILDDGGDLTELVHQKYPELLDGIVGISEETTTGVHRLYQREAKGTLGPPSMNVNDSCTKSKFDNLYGCRESFLDGVKRATDVMIAGKIVVVCGYGDVGKGCVQSAKGMGARVIVTEIDPINALQASMDGYEVTLLEDVVEKADLFVTATGCINVIRREHMDRMKSGAIVCNIGHFDSEIEVRSLYEDKNLQRIQIKPQVDMFIWPNGKKLYVLAEGRLVNLGCASGHPSFVMSASFTNQVLAQIELWTKRHSGEYKRGKVYTLPKILDEKVARLHLDKLGVKLTRLTKEQADYLGVPIEGPYKPNHYRY from the coding sequence ATGGCTGATTTTAAAGTAAAAGACATGGAGCTTGCCGATTTTGGCCGAAAGGAAATTGAAGTGGCAGAGGATGAAATGCCTGGCCTGATGGCTCTTAGAAAAGAATATAAGGGGTTATATCCATTAAAAGGAACTCGGATTGCTGGCTGTCTTCACATGACCGTTGAGACGGCCGTTTTGATAGAAACTTTGGTTGAGCTTGGGGCATCGGTCAGATGGAGTTCCTGCAACATTTTTTCTACTCAGGATCATGCTGCTGCGGCGATTGCTGCTAGGGGCATTCCAGTTTTTGCTTGGAAAGGTGAAACATTGGAGGAATATGAGTGGTGCATTGAACAAACGTTAAGATGGCCCGATGGTCAAGCTTTAAACATGATCTTAGACGATGGTGGCGATCTGACTGAACTTGTGCACCAGAAGTATCCAGAACTACTAGATGGGATTGTAGGTATTTCTGAAGAAACAACAACAGGAGTTCATAGATTGTACCAAAGAGAGGCCAAAGGGACCTTGGGGCCTCCAAGTATGAACGTTAATGATTCCTGCACAAAAAGCAAATTCGATAATCTCTATGGTTGCCGGGAATCCTTTCTTGATGGTGTAAAAAGGGCTACCGATGTGATGATTGCAGGGAAAATTGTCGTTGTTTGTGGGTATGGGGATGTTGGGAAAGGCTGTGTCCAATCAGCCAAAGGGATGGGAGCGCGGGTTATCGTTACAGAAATTGATCCTATTAATGCCTTGCAAGCTTCAATGGATGGTTATGAAGTAACTCTTTTGGAGGATGTGGTAGAAAAAGCTGATCTGTTTGTAACAGCGACTGGGTGTATTAATGTCATCCGAAGAGAACATATGGATAGAATGAAGTCTGGAGCCATCGTATGTAATATTGGACATTTCGATTCAGAAATAGAAGTAAGATCACTATATGAGGATAAGAATTTGCAACGGATCCAAATAAAGCCACAGGTAGATATGTTCATTTGGCCCAATGGAAAAAAATTGTATGTATTGGCTGAAGGACGGCTTGTAAACTTAGGGTGTGCTAGCGGACATCCAAGTTTTGTCATGAGTGCCAGTTTTACCAATCAAGTTTTAGCTCAAATTGAATTATGGACCAAACGCCACAGTGGGGAATATAAAAGGGGTAAAGTCTATACCCTACCCAAGATCCTCGATGAAAAAGTGGCAAGGTTACACCTAGATAAGCTGGGTGTAAAACTAACCCGCTTGACAAAAGAGCAAGCAGATTACTTGGGTGTTCCAATTGAAGGACCTTATAAACCTAATCATTATCGCTATTAA
- the rpsL gene encoding 30S ribosomal protein S12 has protein sequence MPTINQLVRKGREALKRKTKAPALDSCPQKRGVCVQVMTRTPKKPNSALRKVAKVRLTNGKEIIAYIPGEGHNLQEHSIVLVRGGRVKDLPGVRYHIIRGTLDASGAVGPSNTNKMNRNVSRSKYGVKRPKAGAKPAAKTK, from the coding sequence ATGCCTACGATTAATCAACTTGTACGAAAAGGTAGAGAAGCTTTAAAAAGAAAAACCAAAGCGCCGGCTTTGGACAGTTGTCCACAGAAAAGGGGTGTCTGTGTTCAGGTGATGACAAGAACTCCCAAAAAGCCAAATTCCGCTTTAAGAAAAGTTGCAAAAGTAAGATTAACCAATGGTAAGGAAATTATTGCCTACATTCCAGGAGAAGGACATAATTTGCAAGAACATTCTATTGTTCTTGTTCGGGGTGGAAGAGTAAAGGATTTGCCAGGTGTACGCTATCATATTATTCGAGGTACATTGGATGCTTCTGGAGCTGTTGGTCCAAGTAATACAAACAAAATGAATAGGAATGTATCACGAAGTAAGTATGGAGTTAAAAGGCCTAAGGCTGGTGCAAAACCTGCAGCTAAAACCAAATAA
- a CDS encoding diacylglycerol/lipid kinase family protein, protein MQNKICIIFNPAARGEKAKNLLTKLHSVVGKVPIKISQYPGDAEAKTEWAIEQGYDLIVAAGGDGTINEVVNGFNGREVTLGIIPLGTINVFAMELGLPRSIEKAWTMILQGNVKIIDLPKANDHPFVQLAGVGLDAKVLQVTHKDIRKTFGPLSYVFTVTKLLKEPQPLIEVRLKEGKRFFGSFLLVGNGKYYGGPFSVFPKARLDDGILDGCLFSRVSSTILLKCLFKSFFNKMPTDCEVIHFQSKQFQVSSPEEIPVELDGDFYGYTPVSFSCEPHKLKVIVPPSEKATC, encoded by the coding sequence GTGCAGAATAAGATTTGTATAATTTTCAATCCGGCGGCTCGAGGAGAAAAAGCTAAAAATCTCCTTACTAAGCTTCACAGCGTCGTAGGGAAAGTTCCAATTAAAATTAGCCAATATCCAGGAGATGCAGAAGCGAAAACGGAATGGGCTATCGAGCAAGGATATGACCTGATTGTTGCTGCGGGTGGGGATGGAACAATCAATGAAGTAGTTAATGGTTTTAACGGCAGAGAGGTGACACTAGGGATCATTCCTTTAGGAACGATCAATGTTTTTGCAATGGAACTTGGCTTGCCTAGATCGATAGAAAAAGCTTGGACAATGATATTACAAGGAAATGTAAAAATAATAGATTTACCCAAAGCCAATGACCATCCTTTCGTACAGCTTGCAGGGGTAGGATTGGATGCTAAGGTGCTGCAAGTCACCCATAAAGATATAAGAAAGACTTTTGGTCCTCTAAGCTATGTTTTTACCGTCACAAAACTGTTGAAGGAACCACAACCCTTGATAGAAGTAAGATTAAAAGAAGGTAAACGGTTTTTCGGCTCTTTTCTTTTGGTGGGCAATGGGAAGTATTATGGGGGACCATTCTCAGTTTTTCCCAAGGCTCGATTGGATGACGGGATTCTTGATGGATGCCTATTTTCGCGTGTGAGTTCAACGATATTGTTAAAATGCCTTTTCAAAAGTTTTTTTAACAAAATGCCTACGGACTGCGAGGTCATTCACTTTCAGTCAAAGCAATTCCAGGTGAGCTCTCCAGAAGAAATTCCAGTAGAGCTCGATGGAGATTTTTATGGGTATACACCAGTGAGCTTCAGCTGCGAGCCACACAAGTTAAAAGTGATTGTTCCTCCATCTGAAAAGGCAACATGTTGA
- a CDS encoding RsmD family RNA methyltransferase, with protein MSLRIIGGIAKGTLLQVPKKTVVRPALSRMRAAIFSSLGDWIEGRSALDLFAGSGSLGIEALSRGASSCTFVDLSKECIDCISNNLKKAHLEGKLILMDVFKFLQKNKEKFELIFASPPYVKASKPVDSSALLSLVHQNIDSEGLFVWEFYSKNLLRLPDFWSIHWEKTTGETKVWILKPLF; from the coding sequence ATGTCTCTAAGAATCATAGGTGGAATTGCCAAAGGAACCCTACTTCAAGTGCCAAAGAAAACCGTTGTTCGCCCGGCTCTATCGAGAATGAGAGCTGCCATCTTTTCTTCCCTTGGAGACTGGATAGAAGGCAGAAGCGCCCTTGATCTATTTGCAGGTTCCGGCTCTCTTGGAATAGAGGCTTTGAGCAGGGGAGCTTCTTCCTGCACCTTCGTTGATCTATCCAAAGAATGCATTGATTGCATAAGTAACAATCTTAAAAAAGCCCATTTAGAAGGGAAATTAATTCTGATGGATGTCTTTAAATTTCTACAAAAGAACAAAGAGAAATTTGAACTTATTTTTGCCTCTCCGCCTTATGTCAAAGCATCGAAGCCTGTCGATAGCTCCGCCTTACTCTCTCTGGTGCATCAGAATATAGACTCTGAAGGACTGTTCGTCTGGGAGTTTTATTCCAAAAACCTACTTCGTTTGCCTGATTTTTGGTCAATTCATTGGGAAAAAACAACTGGAGAAACAAAAGTGTGGATTCTAAAACCATTGTTTTAA
- the rpsJ gene encoding 30S ribosomal protein S10: MANKIRIRLKSFDYRLLDRAASEIAETARRTGSAVSGPIPLPTKIERWAVNRSPHVDKKSMDLFEIRTHKRLIDIKEPTSKTVDELKKLNLPAGVDISIRI; encoded by the coding sequence ATGGCTAATAAAATTAGGATTCGTTTAAAATCTTTCGATTATCGTCTGCTGGATAGGGCAGCTTCTGAAATTGCAGAAACTGCGCGAAGAACAGGTTCTGCAGTATCAGGTCCCATTCCGTTACCTACCAAAATAGAACGGTGGGCTGTGAATCGGTCACCACATGTTGATAAGAAGAGCATGGATCTATTTGAAATAAGAACCCATAAGAGGCTGATTGACATCAAAGAACCAACCTCTAAGACGGTAGATGAATTAAAAAAATTAAATTTACCTGCAGGTGTTGATATTAGCATTAGAATTTAG
- a CDS encoding molybdopterin-dependent oxidoreductase: MHKEFLKYFLNFPVITRRDWLKIFGFSTLSSLAFQKSFAGEETRKIHLSTSNPSPYWTSQNPFAYEPQKLPLIRLNDRPIVLETPREFFQFPFTPNAAFYVRYHLDGIPNSIDLSKWRLYLEGNFANPISFSFADLLTQFDPVSVVAVNQCSGNSRSRFFPRVPGAQWGNGAMGNAKWTGVRLMDVLQKAKIKPNTVQIQFQGFDYGRSPEGTPAHAFIKSLDRNDPILEETILAYAMNGEPLPLLNGFPLRLVVPGKFATYWIKHLTWIRALDTPDTNFWMKTAYRIPKTNRNSIAFEEYQKNTPIETIPIGDIQMPVRSFIIQPTGDVKLVEKMEVQVKGIAFSGYGGIVKVEFSADGGSHWQEATLERDLGKYSFRLWHLNWTPSKPGEYLLASRAWDVKGNTQPTTPIWNPGGYCWNTIEIQKVWVGKYA; the protein is encoded by the coding sequence ATGCATAAAGAGTTTTTAAAATACTTTTTGAATTTTCCTGTTATTACTAGAAGAGACTGGCTGAAAATTTTTGGATTTTCTACCCTCTCCAGTTTAGCTTTCCAAAAATCCTTTGCTGGAGAAGAAACAAGAAAGATCCATCTATCTACATCCAATCCCAGTCCATATTGGACAAGCCAAAATCCCTTTGCCTATGAGCCACAAAAGCTTCCGCTTATTCGATTAAACGATAGACCGATCGTACTTGAAACCCCACGGGAATTTTTCCAGTTTCCTTTTACACCAAATGCAGCATTTTATGTAAGATATCATCTCGATGGCATTCCGAACTCCATTGATCTTTCTAAATGGCGGCTGTACCTTGAAGGAAATTTCGCTAATCCTATTTCTTTTTCTTTTGCAGACCTACTGACTCAATTTGATCCCGTATCGGTTGTAGCTGTCAACCAATGTTCAGGAAATTCTAGAAGCAGGTTCTTTCCTAGAGTCCCTGGGGCTCAATGGGGCAATGGTGCTATGGGGAATGCAAAATGGACCGGAGTTCGGCTCATGGATGTCTTGCAAAAAGCAAAAATAAAACCCAATACCGTTCAAATTCAATTCCAAGGGTTCGATTATGGCCGATCTCCAGAAGGAACTCCCGCTCATGCGTTTATCAAATCGCTTGATAGAAATGATCCTATTTTAGAAGAAACGATTCTTGCTTATGCCATGAATGGAGAGCCGCTTCCCTTATTAAACGGTTTTCCATTAAGGCTGGTTGTCCCAGGAAAGTTCGCCACATACTGGATTAAACATCTGACCTGGATTCGAGCGTTGGATACTCCAGACACAAACTTCTGGATGAAAACCGCCTATCGAATCCCAAAAACCAATAGGAACTCCATTGCATTTGAGGAATATCAAAAAAACACTCCTATTGAGACTATTCCCATTGGGGATATCCAGATGCCTGTCAGATCTTTTATTATTCAGCCAACTGGGGATGTGAAATTAGTCGAAAAAATGGAAGTGCAAGTCAAAGGGATAGCCTTCAGTGGGTATGGAGGAATCGTCAAAGTAGAATTTTCTGCAGATGGCGGTTCTCACTGGCAAGAAGCAACACTAGAGAGGGATTTAGGAAAATATTCATTCCGGCTTTGGCATTTAAACTGGACCCCAAGCAAGCCAGGAGAATACTTACTTGCTTCCAGGGCCTGGGATGTGAAGGGAAATACTCAACCGACTACACCCATATGGAATCCTGGAGGCTATTGTTGGAATACGATTGAAATTCAAAAAGTTTGGGTTGGAAAATATGCATAA
- the metK gene encoding methionine adenosyltransferase, producing MSKSYVFASESVTEGHPDKVCDTISDTVLDHCLQQDKFSRVACETLVKENLVVLAGEITTKANLDYIKIVKDTVRQIGYNDPKSLFYPEKLHIVCAISKQSSDIALGVDGQKERHNIGKNLDQGAGDQGLMFGFACTETPELMPAPITFAHRLSRRLTELRKKEGCPWLRPDGKTQVSLYYEDNKPLRVEAIVVSTQHTEEVSNKEIEEIIKKEVIQKAIPEEFLHKKTVFYINPTGRFVAGGPDADSGVTGRKIIVDTYGGMGRHGGGAFSGKDPSKVDRSAAYMARYIAKNIVAAKIATKVEVQIAYAIGKADPVSVAVDTFETGLVEDKKIERAIREVFRLKPAEIIEELNLLRPIYSKITNYGHFGRNDQFDIFSWEKTDKVNDLLTAVGLV from the coding sequence ATGTCTAAGTCTTATGTTTTTGCTTCTGAATCCGTGACGGAAGGCCATCCAGATAAAGTATGCGATACCATTTCGGATACCGTTTTGGACCATTGCCTTCAGCAGGATAAGTTCAGTAGAGTGGCCTGTGAGACCCTTGTGAAGGAAAACCTGGTCGTGCTAGCAGGAGAAATTACCACCAAGGCTAATCTAGATTATATAAAGATTGTCAAAGATACGGTTCGGCAAATAGGATATAATGATCCCAAAAGCCTATTTTACCCTGAAAAATTACATATCGTTTGTGCGATTTCCAAACAAAGCTCAGACATTGCCTTGGGGGTTGATGGGCAGAAAGAACGTCATAATATAGGAAAAAATCTTGATCAGGGTGCAGGGGATCAAGGACTAATGTTTGGTTTTGCATGTACTGAGACTCCTGAACTTATGCCTGCACCAATTACTTTTGCTCATAGACTTTCTAGAAGATTAACTGAATTAAGGAAAAAAGAAGGGTGTCCTTGGTTGCGGCCTGATGGGAAAACGCAGGTATCTCTTTATTATGAGGACAATAAACCATTGCGCGTTGAGGCCATTGTTGTGTCGACACAGCATACCGAAGAGGTTTCTAACAAAGAAATAGAAGAAATCATAAAGAAAGAAGTCATTCAGAAGGCCATACCTGAAGAATTTCTCCACAAAAAAACGGTTTTTTACATTAACCCAACTGGTAGGTTTGTTGCCGGGGGGCCAGATGCCGACTCTGGAGTTACTGGGAGAAAAATTATTGTTGATACCTATGGAGGCATGGGGCGACATGGGGGAGGTGCATTTAGTGGGAAAGATCCTTCGAAAGTGGACAGAAGTGCTGCTTATATGGCTAGATATATTGCCAAAAATATTGTGGCAGCAAAAATTGCTACCAAAGTCGAAGTTCAAATAGCTTATGCTATTGGAAAAGCTGATCCGGTTTCGGTTGCTGTTGATACTTTTGAAACAGGACTTGTGGAAGATAAAAAAATAGAAAGGGCAATTCGTGAGGTTTTTCGGCTTAAGCCTGCTGAAATAATTGAAGAACTGAACTTACTTCGACCTATTTATAGTAAAATCACCAATTATGGCCATTTTGGTAGAAACGACCAGTTTGATATCTTTAGCTGGGAAAAAACTGATAAAGTAAATGATTTGCTTACTGCCGTAGGGTTGGTGTAG
- the fusA gene encoding elongation factor G, with protein sequence MSSELLQTVKSAAVNSPHRTFPLERTRNIGIAAHIDAGKTTLTERILFYTGMIHKMGEVHEGTTVTDWMEQERERGITITAAAISCFWPEKKEPGLVKLFEGEKFRINIIDTPGHVDFTAEVERSLRVLDGVIVVFCGVAGVQPQSETVWRQANRYKVPRIAFVNKMDRIGADFDKVVEEIRTKLDGYAWPVLLPLGKEDQLRGQIDVICQKAIVYTDNDRLGSTYVITDIPEEYQAVAREAKAKLIAALADRDEAMAELFLEEKEPTPLEIKQAIRRLVVKNEFVPVVGGSAFRNKGVQSLINAVIDYLPSPLDIDPPKGQHPYTHAPVEVVVSDASKFCALVFKIWSDPYVGKLVFFRVYSGILRKGDSVYNVRTGKKERISRIVQIQANERKDIEVVYSGDIAALVGIKDVATGDTLVAEGFEVSLEPPVFPEPVISMAVEPKSQSDREKLSLSLQRLMEEDPTFRVHTDPETGQTIISGMGELHLDIITDRLRREFGVSVNAGAPQIAYRETIRKHAVGEGKLIKQSGGRGQYGHVILEMAPLERGKGVEWESKIVGGTIPKEYIPACFKGIQEALNAGILYGSPVTDLKITIIDGSYHEVDSSELAFKMAAIFAVKDALKKADCYLLEPIMKVEVSTPSEFQGDILGDLTRRRGKILNVETKGNTSIINAEVPLAEMFGYVNDIRSMSKGRAAYSMEPSHFEEVPVHIYNALLDQKKK encoded by the coding sequence ATGAGTAGCGAGCTACTACAAACTGTAAAAAGTGCAGCAGTAAATTCCCCTCATCGAACTTTCCCTTTAGAAAGAACGAGGAATATTGGGATTGCAGCTCATATCGATGCGGGAAAGACGACACTTACTGAAAGGATTCTTTTTTATACTGGGATGATCCATAAGATGGGAGAAGTTCACGAAGGGACAACTGTCACGGACTGGATGGAGCAGGAAAGAGAACGGGGGATTACTATTACGGCTGCGGCTATTTCTTGTTTCTGGCCTGAGAAAAAGGAGCCAGGCTTAGTGAAGTTGTTCGAGGGTGAAAAATTTAGAATTAACATCATTGATACGCCGGGGCATGTCGATTTTACTGCAGAAGTGGAGAGATCTTTGCGAGTGCTAGATGGGGTGATTGTAGTATTCTGTGGAGTGGCGGGAGTACAGCCGCAATCCGAAACGGTCTGGAGACAAGCTAATCGGTACAAAGTACCTCGAATTGCTTTTGTCAATAAAATGGATCGGATCGGGGCCGATTTTGATAAAGTCGTCGAAGAGATTCGGACAAAGCTTGATGGTTATGCTTGGCCAGTGCTACTTCCCTTGGGAAAAGAAGATCAACTTCGAGGGCAGATAGATGTCATTTGTCAAAAGGCTATAGTATATACGGATAATGACAGACTTGGTTCCACCTATGTGATAACGGATATCCCCGAAGAGTATCAAGCTGTTGCACGTGAGGCTAAGGCTAAACTTATAGCTGCTTTGGCGGATCGGGACGAAGCAATGGCTGAGCTCTTTCTAGAAGAAAAAGAACCTACTCCCCTTGAGATAAAGCAGGCTATTCGCAGACTAGTTGTTAAAAATGAATTTGTACCTGTCGTAGGAGGTTCTGCTTTTCGTAATAAAGGCGTGCAATCTTTGATCAATGCCGTTATCGATTATCTGCCAAGTCCTTTAGATATTGATCCCCCCAAAGGACAGCATCCTTATACCCATGCTCCAGTTGAAGTCGTTGTAAGTGATGCCTCTAAATTTTGTGCTCTTGTCTTTAAAATATGGTCTGATCCTTATGTAGGTAAGCTGGTGTTTTTTAGGGTTTATTCTGGGATTTTGCGAAAAGGAGACAGCGTTTATAATGTCCGGACTGGAAAAAAAGAAAGAATCAGTAGAATAGTTCAAATACAAGCTAACGAAAGAAAAGATATTGAAGTGGTCTATTCCGGGGATATTGCAGCTCTTGTTGGAATTAAAGATGTGGCTACTGGAGACACGCTTGTTGCAGAAGGCTTTGAAGTGTCTTTGGAGCCTCCTGTCTTTCCTGAGCCTGTCATATCAATGGCTGTAGAGCCTAAATCTCAGTCAGATAGAGAAAAGCTTTCTCTTTCTTTGCAACGGTTAATGGAAGAAGACCCTACTTTTCGAGTTCATACGGATCCTGAAACTGGCCAGACTATTATATCGGGAATGGGGGAGCTTCATCTCGATATTATTACCGATAGACTAAGGAGGGAGTTTGGAGTCAGTGTTAATGCGGGAGCTCCTCAGATTGCTTATAGAGAAACGATTAGAAAACATGCCGTAGGAGAAGGAAAATTGATTAAGCAAAGTGGTGGCCGTGGGCAGTATGGACATGTGATACTGGAGATGGCACCTTTGGAACGGGGCAAAGGAGTGGAATGGGAAAGCAAAATTGTTGGAGGGACCATCCCCAAAGAGTATATTCCGGCTTGTTTTAAAGGAATTCAAGAAGCATTAAATGCAGGTATTCTCTACGGAAGTCCCGTAACAGATCTTAAAATAACAATTATTGATGGAAGTTATCATGAAGTGGATTCGAGTGAACTGGCTTTTAAAATGGCTGCTATATTTGCCGTTAAAGATGCTCTTAAAAAAGCCGATTGCTATTTACTTGAGCCAATCATGAAAGTGGAAGTGTCCACACCTTCTGAATTCCAAGGGGATATTCTTGGGGATTTAACTCGAAGAAGAGGCAAGATTCTCAATGTTGAAACCAAAGGCAATACTTCTATTATTAATGCAGAGGTGCCGCTGGCGGAAATGTTCGGATATGTTAATGATATCCGTTCGATGTCTAAGGGGCGGGCAGCCTATTCGATGGAGCCTTCTCATTTCGAAGAAGTCCCCGTTCATATTTATAATGCACTATTGGATCAAAAGAAAAAATAG
- the rpsG gene encoding 30S ribosomal protein S7 → MMRRRRAERRELEPDPKYGSELITKLVNTVMRKGKKSVARRIVYNAIEALNQDNKEGDPVEIVRKAVDNVKPKLEVKSRRVGGATYQVPVEVNPHRQVSLALRWIVRYANARKGVPMSKALFLELMDAANGQGSSIKKRDEVHKMAQANRAFAHLRF, encoded by the coding sequence ATTATGAGAAGAAGAAGAGCTGAGAGAAGGGAACTAGAGCCGGATCCGAAATATGGTTCTGAACTTATTACAAAGCTGGTCAATACGGTGATGAGAAAAGGAAAAAAAAGTGTGGCCAGAAGAATAGTTTACAATGCCATTGAAGCATTGAATCAAGACAACAAGGAAGGAGATCCGGTTGAGATTGTTAGAAAAGCGGTGGACAATGTCAAACCAAAGCTGGAAGTGAAATCCAGAAGAGTGGGAGGGGCAACCTATCAAGTGCCAGTTGAAGTCAACCCGCATCGCCAAGTCTCTCTGGCATTGCGTTGGATTGTGCGCTATGCCAATGCTAGAAAGGGAGTTCCTATGTCCAAAGCATTATTTTTGGAGCTCATGGATGCGGCCAACGGCCAGGGAAGTTCAATTAAGAAAAGGGATGAAGTCCATAAAATGGCACAGGCAAATAGAGCTTTTGCGCATCTTCGTTTTTAA
- a CDS encoding AsmA-like C-terminal region-containing protein: MEKKPAMVHFIESFLTDAFGIPTTIEKVHFSFPFTVSLEKLKVENSLSKNCPLLFESTAIKLKNGFSPFSHGIFYDVFLMDPKTSFELNRGRHLLLPLIEEGSNGEELPSLFSGKLAASLPIRNILIRNGMIKIFSGNQTPLFILQGIEEQESLDLKKQKASCSGKAALAFVNSVPLLHDVHFNYIFFHKVFQHLDLDALLAGGKLHLSLSNITNNQDKEKKLQWKIISSGSKVEELFSLFDPHGSYSISGLLSCKADGSINKVELNAIEGNGTFQIEQGKIQNLALFQELSGLLKNTNLKTPEFEKWYGSFKIKEGKILLSDMSILSNSFSMIGNGLLRFDSSIDMDLKILLNKTFFNGKLPDALLSKLNVPSNALTAIPVKISGTLANPKAAFIQPNPLPRLSPSGSSLLSPTLIFTK; this comes from the coding sequence ATGGAAAAAAAACCGGCTATGGTCCATTTTATCGAATCGTTTTTAACCGATGCTTTTGGTATTCCCACAACTATCGAAAAAGTTCATTTTTCCTTTCCCTTTACCGTAAGTCTGGAAAAATTGAAGGTTGAAAATTCTCTCTCTAAAAATTGTCCTCTTCTTTTCGAATCCACTGCCATCAAATTAAAAAACGGATTCTCCCCTTTTAGCCATGGTATATTCTATGATGTCTTTTTAATGGACCCTAAAACATCTTTTGAACTCAATCGAGGACGCCATCTTCTTCTACCTTTGATAGAGGAAGGAAGCAATGGGGAAGAGCTTCCTTCCCTTTTTTCAGGAAAACTGGCAGCTTCTCTACCAATTAGAAATATTCTAATCCGTAATGGAATGATAAAAATTTTTTCTGGCAATCAAACTCCGTTGTTCATTCTTCAAGGAATTGAAGAACAAGAAAGCCTAGATCTAAAAAAACAGAAAGCCTCCTGCTCTGGAAAAGCTGCTCTGGCATTTGTTAATTCGGTTCCATTGCTTCATGATGTTCATTTTAATTACATTTTTTTCCATAAAGTTTTTCAACATTTAGATCTTGATGCCTTGCTCGCAGGTGGCAAATTACATTTAAGTCTATCGAACATCACTAACAATCAGGATAAAGAAAAGAAGCTCCAGTGGAAAATTATTTCCTCTGGGTCAAAAGTTGAAGAGCTTTTCAGTTTGTTTGATCCCCATGGTTCTTATTCGATCTCTGGGTTGTTAAGTTGTAAAGCTGATGGATCTATCAATAAGGTGGAGCTTAATGCCATCGAAGGAAATGGCACTTTTCAAATTGAACAAGGAAAGATACAAAATTTAGCTTTGTTTCAAGAACTATCTGGATTGCTTAAAAATACCAATTTGAAAACTCCCGAGTTTGAGAAATGGTATGGTTCTTTTAAGATCAAAGAAGGAAAAATTTTATTATCAGATATGTCTATTTTATCAAATTCTTTTTCAATGATTGGAAACGGCCTTCTCCGTTTCGATAGTTCTATAGATATGGATCTAAAGATATTACTCAATAAAACGTTTTTTAATGGAAAGCTTCCAGATGCTCTTCTAAGCAAACTAAATGTTCCTTCCAATGCTTTGACTGCTATTCCAGTCAAAATTTCTGGCACTTTGGCTAACCCCAAAGCTGCCTTCATACAACCAAACCCCTTGCCTAGGCTTTCTCCTTCCGGCTCATCTCTTCTTTCTCCTACTCTAATTTTCACCAAATAA